The Vidua chalybeata isolate OUT-0048 chromosome 17, bVidCha1 merged haplotype, whole genome shotgun sequence genome has a segment encoding these proteins:
- the CEBPB gene encoding LOW QUALITY PROTEIN: CCAAT/enhancer-binding protein beta (The sequence of the model RefSeq protein was modified relative to this genomic sequence to represent the inferred CDS: inserted 1 base in 1 codon; deleted 1 base in 1 codon) yields MQRLVAWDAACLPIQPPAFXSMEVANFYYEADCLAALNKLHPRAAGGRSMTELTVGDHERAIDFSPYLEPLASQPPPPAAAAGGNFEPPCSSGAGQDFLSDLFAEDYKGSGGSKKPDYTYISLARHSHPCASQSHKPGGLQGCFPPQIVETKVEPVFETLDSCKGPRKEEGGAGPGPGGMSSPYGSTVRSYLGYQSVPSGSSGNLSTSSSSSPPGTPNPSESSKSAAAGGGYSTAPAGKNKPKKCVDKHSDEYKLRRERNNIAVRKSRDKAKMRNLETQHKVLELTAENERLQKKVEQLSRELSTLRNLFKQLPEPLLASSPRC; encoded by the exons ATGCAACGCCTGGTGGCCTGGGACGCAGCATGCCTCCCCATCCAGCCGCCCGCCT AATCCATGGAAGTGGCTAATTTCTATTACGAGGCGGACTGTCTGGCTGCTCTCAACAAGCTGCACCCGCGGGCGGCCGGGGGCCGCTCCATGACCGAGCTCACCGTCGGGGACCACGAGCGAGCCATCGACTTCAGCCCGTACCTGGAGCCTTTGGCGTCGCagccgccgcctcccgcggcAGCAGCAGGGGGCAACTTTGAGCCTCCGTGCAGCAGCGGCGCCGGCCAAGATTTCCTTTCCGATCTCTTCGCCGAGGACTATAAAGGCAGCGGCGGCAGCAAGAAGCCCGACTACACCTACATCAGCCTCGCCCGGCACAGCCACCCCTGCGCCAGCCAGAGCCACAAGccgggggggctgcagggctgcttccCGCCCCAGATCGTGGAAACCAAAGTGGAGCCGGTCTTCGAGACCCTGGACTCTTGCAAAGGGCCCCGTAAGGAAGAAGGGGGCGCG GGGCCGGGACCGGGGGGCATGTCCTCGCCCTACGGCAGCACCGTGCGCTCCTACCTGGGTTACCAGTCGGTGCCGAGCGGCAGCAGCGGGAACCTGTCCACCTCAtcctcctccagcccccccGGCACCCCCAACCCCTCCGAGTCCTCCAAGTCCGCCGCCGCCGGCGGGGGCTACTCCACCGCCCCGGCGGGCAAGAACAAGCCCAAGAAGTGCGTGGACAAGCACAGCGACGAGTACAAGCTCCGCCGGGAGAGGAACAACATCGCGGTGCGCAAGAGCCGCGACAAAGCCAAAATGCGCAACCTGGAGACGCAGCATAAAGTCTTGGAACTGACGGCCGAGAACGAGCGGCTGCAGAAGAAGGTGGAGCAGCTCTCCCGGGAGCTGAGCACCCTCAGGAACTTGTTCAAACAGCTGCCCGAGCCCCTGCTCGCCTCCTCGCCGCGCTGCTGA